In one window of Leifsonia sp. NPDC080035 DNA:
- a CDS encoding TlyA family RNA methyltransferase — protein MPERLDVALAARGLARSRSHAATLIAEGLVTVDGRPVVRASAKVAEDAVIEVAGADHYVSRGAHKLIAALDAFDIPVADRVALDAGASTGGFSQVLLERGAGRVIAVDVGHGQLAPALAGEARLESYEGVNVRSLTPELLAGLTGSPVRPDLVVADLSFISLGQVLPALRATAAEDADFVLLIKPQFEVGRGGIREGIVRDAGLRADAVGGVLWAAFDTGLGTGGLIPSPIAGSHGNREFLVWLSAGGSNPTEWLDRIQEVAG, from the coding sequence ATGCCTGAGCGGCTCGACGTCGCGCTCGCGGCGCGCGGGCTCGCACGCTCGCGGTCGCACGCGGCGACGCTGATCGCGGAGGGACTCGTGACGGTCGACGGCCGTCCGGTCGTGCGCGCGTCGGCGAAGGTCGCGGAGGACGCGGTCATCGAGGTCGCGGGCGCCGACCACTACGTGAGCCGGGGCGCGCACAAGCTGATCGCCGCGCTCGACGCCTTCGACATCCCCGTCGCCGACCGCGTCGCCCTCGACGCAGGGGCGTCGACGGGCGGCTTCAGCCAGGTGCTGCTCGAGCGCGGCGCCGGCCGCGTGATCGCCGTGGACGTCGGGCACGGCCAGCTCGCACCCGCACTGGCGGGGGAGGCGCGGCTGGAGTCGTACGAGGGCGTCAACGTCCGCTCGCTCACGCCCGAGCTGCTCGCCGGCCTGACCGGCTCGCCCGTGCGTCCCGATCTCGTGGTGGCCGACCTGTCCTTCATCTCGCTCGGCCAGGTGCTGCCCGCCCTCCGGGCGACCGCCGCCGAGGACGCCGACTTCGTGCTGCTGATCAAGCCGCAGTTCGAGGTGGGCCGCGGCGGCATCCGGGAGGGCATCGTGCGCGACGCCGGCCTGCGCGCTGACGCGGTCGGCGGGGTGCTCTGGGCGGCCTTCGACACCGGTCTCGGCACCGGCGGCCTGATCCCGTCGCCGATCGCCGGCTCGCACGGCAACCGGGAGTTCCTGGTCTGGTTGAGCGCCGGCGGCAGCAATCCGACGGAGTGGCTCGACCGCATCCAGGAGGTCGCCGGATAG
- a CDS encoding NAD kinase — protein sequence MTETGAAPRYILVVAHTGRQDSLLAGVRVCRQLIDAGVVPVLSEDERRDLLTAEPDLDAVAVLGDEVQPNELELVIVLGGDGTILRAAELVRGCTAPLLGVNLGHVGFLAESERDDLEIAVARGLSKDYEVEERMTLSARVKVGKEVVYESWALNEATVEKASRERMLEVVIEVDGRPMSSFGCDGVVMSTPTGSTAYSFSAGGPVVWPGVAALLLVPLSAHALFSRPLVVDADSSLAVELLDRAGGEGILWCDGRRAFDLPRGARVVVRRSPIPVRLARLHTGAFTDRLVHKFDLPVTGWRGPAGRD from the coding sequence GTGACGGAAACGGGTGCAGCGCCGCGGTACATCCTCGTCGTCGCGCACACCGGCCGTCAGGACTCCCTGCTCGCGGGAGTGCGCGTGTGCCGTCAGCTCATCGACGCGGGCGTCGTCCCTGTGCTGAGCGAGGACGAGCGTCGCGACCTGCTCACGGCGGAGCCGGACCTCGACGCGGTCGCCGTGCTGGGCGACGAGGTGCAGCCCAACGAGCTGGAGCTCGTCATCGTGCTCGGGGGCGACGGCACCATCCTGCGCGCGGCCGAGCTGGTCCGCGGCTGCACGGCCCCGCTGCTCGGCGTGAATCTGGGGCACGTCGGCTTCCTCGCCGAGAGCGAGCGCGACGACCTCGAGATCGCGGTGGCCCGCGGGCTCTCCAAGGACTACGAGGTGGAGGAGCGCATGACGCTCTCCGCGCGTGTGAAGGTCGGCAAGGAGGTCGTCTACGAGAGCTGGGCTCTCAATGAGGCGACGGTGGAGAAGGCGAGCCGGGAGCGGATGCTCGAGGTCGTCATCGAGGTCGACGGGCGTCCGATGTCGAGCTTCGGCTGCGACGGCGTCGTGATGTCCACGCCGACGGGGTCGACGGCGTACTCGTTCTCGGCGGGCGGACCGGTCGTGTGGCCGGGCGTCGCCGCACTGCTGCTGGTACCGCTCAGCGCGCACGCGCTGTTCTCCCGCCCGCTCGTCGTCGACGCCGACTCCTCGCTCGCGGTCGAGCTCCTCGACCGCGCGGGCGGGGAGGGCATCCTCTGGTGCGACGGCCGTCGTGCCTTCGACCTGCCGCGGGGGGCGCGCGTCGTGGTGCGTCGGTCGCCGATCCCGGTGCGGCTCGCGCGGCTGCACACCGGTGCGTTCACCGACCGGCTCGTGCACAAGTTCGATCTGCCCGTGACGGGGTGGAGGGGGCCGGCGGGCCGTGACTGA
- the recN gene encoding DNA repair protein RecN, whose product MTDVRGGIEEISIRDLGVIADAALPLGPGFTAITGETGAGKTMVVSALGLLLGERADTGAVRLGSPQAWVEGRWRVPQNGDVVERVRDAGGDVDELGGGEAELVLTRSVSAEGRSRAVVGGRSAPVSVLTELGGQLVVVHGQSDQIRLRSAVAQREALDRFAGPDFAASVETYAQVYHRWRDNRAELDELVSDQERRAREAEDLRVAMAEIETVAPQAGEETELAERAERLTNLEELRLAAAGARELLSAEESEGADALGLLDNARRQLERVAPHDAELTPLAEAVANANYLVSDIAAQLSTYLATLDTDGARELEIVQERRAELATLVRKYGPTLEDVIATLETGSLRLLELDGDADRIQELAREVEADEALVAELAADLGARRREAAARLADAVSDELAALAMPDARIVVEVTERDEYTASGRDQVAILLRPHPGAEPRPLGKGASGGELSRVMLAIEVVIAGTDPVPTFIFDEIDAGVGGASAIEIGRRLARLAESAQVIVVTHLAQVAAFATNHLTVVKGNDGAVTESSVRRLDGDERIAEMARLLSGLPDSDSGLAHARELVEMAAATR is encoded by the coding sequence GTGACTGACGTGCGTGGAGGCATCGAGGAGATCTCGATCAGAGACCTGGGCGTCATCGCGGACGCTGCGCTGCCGCTCGGACCCGGCTTCACCGCGATCACCGGCGAGACCGGCGCGGGCAAGACGATGGTGGTCTCGGCGCTCGGCCTGCTGCTCGGAGAGCGCGCCGACACCGGCGCCGTCCGGCTCGGCAGCCCGCAGGCCTGGGTGGAGGGTCGCTGGCGTGTTCCGCAGAACGGCGACGTCGTGGAGCGCGTGCGCGATGCGGGCGGCGACGTCGACGAGCTCGGCGGCGGCGAGGCGGAGCTGGTGCTCACCCGCTCCGTGTCGGCCGAGGGCCGCTCGCGCGCCGTCGTCGGCGGCCGCAGCGCCCCCGTGAGCGTCCTCACAGAGCTCGGCGGTCAGCTCGTGGTCGTGCACGGCCAGTCCGATCAGATCCGGTTGCGGTCGGCCGTGGCGCAGCGCGAGGCGCTCGACCGCTTCGCCGGCCCCGACTTCGCCGCGTCCGTCGAAACATACGCGCAGGTCTACCACCGCTGGCGCGACAACCGGGCCGAACTGGACGAGCTCGTCTCCGATCAGGAGCGACGGGCCCGCGAGGCGGAGGACCTGCGCGTGGCCATGGCGGAGATCGAGACCGTCGCACCGCAGGCGGGCGAGGAGACCGAGCTCGCAGAACGCGCCGAGCGTCTCACGAACCTGGAAGAGCTGCGGCTCGCCGCCGCCGGTGCGCGCGAGCTGCTCTCGGCGGAGGAGTCCGAGGGCGCCGACGCGCTCGGCCTGCTCGACAACGCGCGCCGCCAGCTGGAGCGCGTCGCCCCGCACGACGCCGAGCTGACGCCCCTCGCGGAGGCCGTCGCCAACGCCAACTACCTCGTCTCCGACATCGCGGCCCAGCTCTCCACTTACCTCGCCACGCTCGACACCGACGGCGCACGGGAGCTGGAGATCGTGCAGGAGCGCCGTGCCGAGCTCGCCACGCTGGTGCGCAAGTACGGCCCCACCCTCGAGGACGTGATCGCGACACTGGAGACCGGGAGCCTGCGGCTGCTCGAGCTCGACGGCGACGCCGACCGCATCCAGGAGCTCGCCCGCGAGGTCGAGGCGGACGAGGCCCTCGTGGCCGAGCTGGCCGCCGACCTCGGCGCCCGTCGCCGGGAGGCGGCCGCGCGCCTCGCCGACGCCGTCTCCGACGAGCTCGCCGCGCTCGCCATGCCCGATGCGCGGATCGTCGTCGAGGTGACCGAACGCGACGAGTACACGGCGAGCGGACGCGACCAGGTCGCCATCCTGCTCCGCCCGCATCCCGGCGCCGAACCCCGGCCGCTCGGCAAGGGCGCCTCCGGCGGCGAGCTCTCGCGGGTGATGCTGGCGATCGAGGTCGTCATCGCGGGAACGGACCCGGTGCCGACCTTCATCTTCGACGAGATCGACGCCGGCGTCGGGGGTGCATCGGCCATCGAGATCGGTCGCAGGCTCGCGCGCCTGGCCGAGAGCGCCCAGGTGATCGTGGTCACCCACCTCGCCCAGGTCGCCGCGTTCGCGACGAACCACCTCACAGTGGTGAAGGGCAACGACGGCGCGGTCACGGAGTCCAGCGTCCGCCGTCTCGACGGCGACGAGCGCATCGCCGAGATGGCGCGCCTCCTCTCCGGCCTGCCCGACTCCGACAGCGGCCTTGCACACGCCCGCGAGCTCGTCGAGATGGCCGCCGCGACGCGCTGA
- a CDS encoding CTP synthase, with protein sequence MDNSDAVISNGITKHIFVTGGVVSSLGKGLTAASLGNLLTARGLRVVMQKLDPYLNVDPGTMNPFQHGEVFVTDDGAETDLDIGHYERFLDINLGQSANVTTGQIYSNVIAKERRGEYLGDTVQVIPHITDEIKRRMRLQAQPGPDGEPAPDVIITEIGGTVGDIESQPFIESARQVRHELGRKNCFFVHVSLVPFMNASGEQKTKPTQHSVAALRSIGIQPDALVLRSDRPVSESNKRKIALMCDVDEAAVVNAVDVPSIYDIPTMLHDQGLDAYIIDQLGLDKAADVDWDGWARLLEAVHDPKHEVTIGLVGKYIDLPDAYLSVTEALRAGGFAHRTKVKLKWIPSDECQSPEGAAAQLAEVDAICVPGGFGVRGIEGKLGALRFARENGIPALGLCLGLQCMVIEYARNKADLAGASSSEFDPDTEFPVIATMAEQVEIIAGGDLGGTMRLGLYPAALAEGSIVAELYGASEASERHRHRYEVNNNYREQIADAGLWFSGTSPDGHLVEYVELPRDVHPFYVGTQAHPELRSRPNRAHPLFAGLVGAALERQKASLLFEVAAEA encoded by the coding sequence GTGGATAATTCAGACGCGGTCATTTCAAACGGCATTACCAAGCACATCTTCGTCACTGGTGGTGTCGTTTCTTCGTTGGGGAAGGGTCTCACGGCCGCTTCCCTCGGCAACCTTCTGACGGCGCGCGGACTGCGCGTCGTCATGCAGAAACTCGACCCCTACCTCAACGTGGATCCGGGGACGATGAACCCGTTCCAGCACGGCGAGGTCTTCGTGACCGACGACGGCGCGGAGACCGACCTGGACATCGGGCACTACGAGCGCTTCCTCGACATCAACCTCGGCCAGTCCGCGAACGTCACCACCGGCCAGATCTACTCGAACGTGATCGCCAAGGAGCGCCGCGGCGAATACCTCGGCGACACCGTGCAGGTCATCCCGCACATCACCGACGAGATCAAGCGCAGGATGCGCCTCCAGGCCCAGCCGGGTCCGGACGGCGAGCCCGCGCCCGACGTCATCATCACCGAGATCGGCGGCACCGTCGGCGACATCGAGTCGCAGCCGTTCATCGAGTCCGCCCGCCAGGTGCGCCACGAACTCGGCCGCAAGAACTGCTTCTTCGTGCACGTCTCGCTCGTCCCGTTCATGAACGCGTCCGGCGAGCAGAAGACCAAGCCGACCCAGCACTCCGTCGCGGCCCTCCGCTCCATCGGCATCCAGCCGGACGCGCTCGTGCTGCGCAGCGATCGCCCGGTCTCCGAGTCGAACAAGCGCAAGATCGCGCTCATGTGCGACGTGGACGAGGCCGCCGTGGTCAACGCCGTCGACGTCCCGAGCATCTACGACATCCCGACGATGCTGCACGACCAGGGCCTCGACGCCTACATCATCGACCAGCTCGGCCTCGACAAGGCCGCGGACGTCGACTGGGACGGCTGGGCGCGCCTGCTGGAGGCGGTGCACGACCCCAAGCACGAGGTCACCATCGGCCTGGTCGGCAAGTACATCGACCTGCCGGATGCCTACCTCTCGGTCACCGAGGCGCTGCGCGCGGGTGGTTTCGCCCACCGCACCAAGGTGAAGCTGAAGTGGATTCCGTCCGACGAGTGCCAGAGCCCCGAGGGCGCGGCCGCGCAGCTCGCCGAGGTCGACGCCATCTGCGTACCCGGCGGCTTCGGAGTGCGCGGCATCGAGGGCAAGCTCGGCGCGCTGCGCTTCGCCCGCGAGAACGGCATCCCCGCGCTCGGCCTGTGCCTCGGCCTGCAGTGCATGGTCATCGAGTACGCGCGCAACAAGGCCGACCTCGCCGGGGCGTCCTCGTCGGAGTTCGACCCCGACACCGAGTTCCCGGTGATCGCGACGATGGCGGAGCAGGTGGAGATCATCGCCGGCGGCGACCTGGGCGGCACCATGCGCCTCGGCCTGTACCCGGCGGCCCTCGCCGAGGGCTCGATCGTCGCCGAGCTGTACGGCGCGAGCGAGGCCAGCGAGCGCCACCGCCACCGCTACGAGGTGAACAACAACTACCGCGAGCAGATCGCGGACGCCGGCCTGTGGTTCTCCGGGACCTCCCCGGACGGGCACCTCGTGGAGTACGTCGAGCTGCCGCGGGACGTCCACCCGTTCTACGTCGGCACGCAGGCGCACCCCGAGCTGCGGTCGCGGCCCAACCGTGCGCACCCGCTGTTCGCCGGCCTGGTCGGCGCGGCACTGGAGCGACAGAAGGCAAGCCTGCTCTTCGAAGTCGCAGCGGAGGCGTAG
- a CDS encoding NUDIX hydrolase, producing the protein MAQALADEPFEPEIVDSEAVFHGAIWDVRRDRFRYNGDEITREYVDHTGAVAVLALDDEGRVLLIRQYRHPVRHRDWEIPAGLLDITGEDPLAAAKRELAEEADLQADTWNVLADVFTSPGGNDEAIRIYLARSVRPTGEAFAREAEEADIEVSWVPLEEAVAGVLGRRLHNAPLSIAVLGAVAARAAGWSTLGEADEPWPSHPKLNRQSTAG; encoded by the coding sequence ATGGCGCAGGCACTCGCCGACGAGCCGTTCGAGCCGGAGATCGTCGACAGCGAGGCGGTGTTCCACGGCGCGATCTGGGACGTGCGTCGCGACCGGTTCCGCTACAACGGCGACGAGATCACCCGGGAGTATGTCGACCACACCGGTGCCGTGGCGGTCCTGGCGCTGGACGACGAGGGCCGCGTGCTGCTGATCCGGCAGTACCGGCATCCCGTCCGGCACCGCGACTGGGAGATCCCGGCCGGCCTGCTCGACATCACCGGCGAGGACCCGCTGGCGGCGGCGAAGCGCGAGCTCGCCGAGGAGGCGGACCTGCAGGCGGACACCTGGAACGTGCTCGCGGACGTGTTCACGAGCCCCGGCGGAAACGACGAGGCGATCCGGATCTACCTGGCGCGCTCCGTGCGTCCCACCGGTGAGGCGTTCGCCCGCGAGGCGGAGGAGGCCGACATCGAGGTCTCCTGGGTGCCGCTGGAGGAGGCGGTGGCGGGCGTGCTGGGCAGGCGGCTGCACAACGCGCCGCTCAGCATCGCCGTGCTCGGCGCGGTCGCCGCACGGGCGGCCGGCTGGAGCACGCTGGGCGAGGCCGACGAGCCGTGGCCGAGCCACCCCAAGCTGAACAGGCAGAGCACCGCGGGATGA
- the xerD gene encoding site-specific tyrosine recombinase XerD — protein sequence MTVAADVDAYLRHVAIERGLSANTVAAYRRDLAVYADWLAAEGADDLRVVTPATVSAYLLHLGSRPESPLTASSLARMLSTVRGFHRFLLDEGRVTVDVARDIRPPKLPSRLPKAISVDQVSSLLAATDGDEPAHLRDKALLELMYATGARVSEAVGLNVDDVIDTDVVRLTGKGSKQRIVPLGSYAQAAVSSYLVRARPLLSSRGRATPALFLGMRGARLSRQNVWLIIRAAAERANLGIEVSPHTLRHSFATHLLAGGADVRVVQELLGHSSVATTQIYTLVTADTLRDVYTSAHPRAR from the coding sequence ATGACCGTCGCGGCGGACGTGGACGCCTACCTGAGGCACGTGGCGATCGAGCGCGGCCTCTCGGCGAACACGGTCGCCGCGTACCGGCGCGACCTCGCGGTCTACGCGGACTGGCTCGCCGCCGAGGGGGCGGACGACCTGCGCGTCGTCACCCCGGCGACGGTGTCGGCGTACCTGCTGCACCTGGGCTCCCGGCCGGAGTCGCCGCTCACCGCATCCTCGCTCGCGCGGATGCTCTCGACGGTCCGCGGGTTCCACCGCTTCCTGCTCGACGAGGGCAGGGTGACCGTGGATGTGGCCCGCGACATCCGCCCGCCCAAGCTGCCGAGCCGGCTGCCGAAGGCGATCAGCGTCGACCAGGTGTCGTCGCTGCTCGCCGCCACCGACGGCGACGAACCGGCGCACCTGCGCGACAAGGCGCTGCTCGAGCTGATGTACGCGACGGGCGCCCGCGTGAGCGAGGCGGTCGGCCTGAACGTCGACGACGTCATCGACACCGACGTCGTCCGGCTCACCGGCAAGGGTTCGAAGCAGCGCATCGTGCCGCTCGGCAGCTACGCCCAGGCGGCGGTGTCGTCCTACCTCGTGCGCGCCCGGCCGCTGCTGTCCTCGCGCGGCCGCGCCACGCCGGCGCTGTTCCTCGGGATGCGCGGCGCGCGGCTGTCGCGACAGAACGTCTGGCTGATCATCCGTGCGGCCGCGGAGCGGGCGAACCTCGGCATCGAGGTCTCGCCGCACACGCTCCGGCACTCGTTCGCGACGCATCTGCTGGCGGGCGGCGCGGACGTCCGGGTGGTGCAGGAGCTACTGGGCCACTCGTCGGTGGCGACGACGCAGATCTACACCCTCGTCACGGCGGACACGCTGCGCGACGTGTACACGTCAGCGCACCCGCGGGCCCGTTGA
- a CDS encoding GNAT family N-acetyltransferase produces MPPELTTPRLRLRLRDGRDAEWNRELLAEDPAAPERSLEEERARLDAQHQAAEQAGFGLYTIELAETGEALGYCGLIVGRASARQPELAYELMRRHVGNGYASEAAAAVVDAAFTAGFPVLWATVASWNAPSFGVLRKLGFGPTRRAGYDGGSVFVWLRRRAPRPRHRTLP; encoded by the coding sequence ATGCCACCCGAACTGACGACGCCGCGCCTGCGTCTGCGCCTGAGGGACGGCCGCGACGCGGAGTGGAACAGGGAGCTGCTGGCCGAGGACCCGGCGGCACCCGAGCGCTCCCTGGAGGAGGAGCGGGCGCGACTGGATGCGCAGCACCAGGCGGCGGAGCAGGCGGGCTTCGGCCTCTACACGATCGAGCTCGCCGAGACCGGTGAGGCACTCGGCTACTGCGGCCTGATCGTCGGCCGCGCGAGCGCCCGGCAGCCCGAGCTCGCCTACGAGCTGATGCGCCGCCACGTCGGCAACGGCTACGCGAGCGAGGCGGCCGCCGCCGTCGTCGATGCCGCGTTCACCGCCGGCTTCCCTGTGCTCTGGGCGACCGTCGCGTCCTGGAACGCCCCGTCGTTCGGCGTCCTCCGCAAGCTCGGCTTCGGCCCGACGCGCCGGGCCGGCTACGACGGCGGGTCCGTCTTCGTCTGGCTGCGCCGCCGCGCCCCGCGCCCCCGGCACCGAACCCTCCCCTAG
- a CDS encoding ParA family protein has product MTRNDEVRTELPGMDDASLAAKLGPTGRPLRAFPEPATLTQHGPAKIVALCNQKGGVGKTTTSINLGATLAGYGRRVLAIDFDPQGALSAGLGAQTHDVTTIYDLLLNRNADIHEAIQSTSVPGLDIIPANIDLSAAEVHLVNEVAREQILASVLRKVAGEYDVILIDCQPSLGILTVNALTASHGVLIPLECEYFALRGVALLIETIDKVRERLNPAIELDGILATMYDSRTLHSREVLERVVDAFGDRVLETVISRTVKFPDASVAATPITQFAPEHAAAEAYRQLARELIFRGAVA; this is encoded by the coding sequence GTGACGCGCAACGACGAGGTCAGGACCGAGCTGCCGGGCATGGATGACGCATCCCTCGCCGCCAAGCTCGGACCCACCGGGCGTCCGCTGCGCGCGTTCCCCGAGCCCGCGACGCTGACGCAGCACGGTCCGGCGAAGATCGTCGCCCTCTGCAACCAGAAGGGCGGCGTCGGCAAGACCACCACGAGCATCAACCTGGGTGCGACGCTCGCCGGCTACGGCCGCAGGGTTCTCGCCATCGACTTCGACCCGCAGGGTGCGCTCTCCGCCGGACTCGGCGCGCAGACCCACGACGTCACCACGATCTACGACCTGCTGCTGAACCGCAATGCGGACATCCACGAGGCGATCCAGAGCACGTCGGTGCCGGGGCTCGACATCATCCCGGCGAACATCGACCTGTCCGCGGCCGAGGTGCACCTCGTCAACGAGGTCGCGCGCGAGCAGATCCTCGCGAGCGTGCTCCGCAAGGTGGCGGGCGAGTACGACGTGATCCTGATCGACTGCCAGCCCTCGCTCGGCATCCTGACCGTGAACGCGCTGACGGCGTCGCACGGCGTGCTGATCCCGCTCGAGTGCGAGTACTTCGCGCTGCGCGGCGTCGCGCTGCTGATCGAGACCATCGACAAGGTGCGCGAGCGGCTGAACCCCGCGATCGAGCTCGACGGCATCCTGGCGACCATGTACGACTCGCGGACGCTGCACTCGCGTGAGGTGCTGGAGCGCGTCGTCGACGCGTTCGGCGACCGCGTGCTGGAGACGGTGATCTCCCGCACGGTCAAGTTCCCGGATGCCTCGGTGGCTGCCACCCCGATCACGCAGTTCGCGCCGGAGCACGCCGCCGCCGAGGCGTACCGCCAGCTGGCGAGGGAACTGATCTTCCGTGGCGCCGTCGCCTGA
- a CDS encoding ScpA family protein: protein MPLGEQDAVEAQEQVEAEAGFRVAVGPFEGPFDLLLSLITKHELDITEISLSRVTDEFIAYLRQLDAEDSLDEASEFLLVAATLLDLKVAGLLPQGELVDAEDVALLEARDLLFARLLQYRAFKQASAWFAERLDAENARHARTVRLEDKYRQRTPELVWTLGLDDFAAIATLALTPREIPVVGLDHLHAPLVSIREQAAVVVGMLRSGEPLSFRQLVAGAEQKGVVIARFLAVLELYRHAAIAFEQLEPLGELTLRWTAEHWSEENLSNLGADYDG, encoded by the coding sequence GTGCCCCTCGGCGAGCAGGATGCCGTGGAGGCGCAGGAGCAGGTGGAGGCGGAGGCGGGGTTCCGGGTGGCCGTCGGCCCGTTCGAGGGGCCGTTCGACCTGCTGCTCTCGCTGATCACCAAGCACGAGCTCGACATCACCGAGATCTCGCTGAGCCGCGTCACGGACGAGTTCATCGCCTACCTGCGGCAGCTGGACGCCGAGGACAGCCTGGACGAGGCCAGCGAGTTCCTGCTCGTGGCCGCCACCCTGCTCGACCTGAAGGTCGCCGGGCTGCTGCCGCAGGGCGAGCTCGTGGACGCCGAGGACGTCGCGCTGCTGGAGGCGCGCGACCTGCTCTTCGCCCGGCTGCTGCAATACCGCGCGTTCAAGCAGGCGTCCGCCTGGTTCGCCGAGCGGCTCGACGCCGAGAACGCCCGGCACGCGCGCACCGTGCGGCTGGAGGACAAGTACCGGCAGCGCACGCCGGAACTGGTCTGGACCCTCGGCCTCGACGACTTCGCCGCGATCGCCACCCTCGCGCTGACCCCGCGGGAGATCCCCGTGGTCGGACTCGACCACCTGCACGCGCCGCTGGTCAGCATCCGCGAGCAGGCGGCGGTCGTGGTCGGGATGCTGCGCAGCGGCGAGCCGCTGTCGTTCCGGCAGCTCGTGGCCGGTGCCGAGCAGAAGGGCGTGGTGATCGCGCGCTTCCTCGCGGTGCTCGAGCTGTACCGGCACGCGGCGATCGCGTTCGAGCAGCTGGAGCCGCTCGGCGAGCTGACGCTGCGCTGGACGGCGGAGCACTGGTCGGAGGAGAACCTGTCGAACCTGGGAGCGGACTATGACGGTTGA
- a CDS encoding SMC-Scp complex subunit ScpB has protein sequence MTVDGTETEMQPVAVDDARIERALEAILMVADEPMSLVTLATAVGAPVKRVRQAVDALVADYDGTPGPAGDDGTPGVPGVRRGFELREVGGGWRIYVRPEFDEVVSGYVLQQNPTRLSQAALETLAVIAYKQPISRGAIASIRAVNVDSVVRTLLGRGLITELFTDSETGAINYGTTDLLLTQLGINSVDELPKISPLLADGADGFDDVR, from the coding sequence ATGACGGTTGACGGCACCGAGACCGAGATGCAGCCCGTCGCGGTCGACGATGCGCGCATCGAGCGCGCGCTCGAGGCGATCCTGATGGTCGCGGACGAGCCGATGAGCCTGGTGACCCTGGCGACGGCGGTGGGGGCGCCGGTGAAGCGCGTGCGTCAGGCGGTGGATGCGCTGGTCGCCGACTACGACGGGACGCCCGGCCCCGCGGGCGACGACGGGACGCCCGGCGTCCCCGGCGTTCGCCGCGGCTTCGAGCTGCGCGAGGTGGGCGGCGGCTGGCGGATCTACGTCCGCCCCGAGTTCGACGAGGTCGTCTCCGGATACGTGCTGCAGCAGAACCCGACGAGGCTGTCGCAGGCCGCGCTGGAGACGCTGGCCGTGATCGCGTACAAGCAGCCGATCAGCCGCGGCGCGATCGCCTCCATCCGCGCGGTCAACGTGGATTCGGTCGTGCGCACGCTGCTCGGCCGCGGCCTCATCACCGAGCTCTTCACCGACAGCGAGACCGGCGCCATCAACTACGGAACGACGGACCTGCTGCTCACCCAGCTCGGCATCAACTCCGTGGACGAGCTGCCCAAGATCTCGCCGCTGCTCGCCGACGGAGCGGACGGGTTCGACGATGTCCGCTGA
- a CDS encoding pseudouridine synthase encodes MSADGEKQQGERLQKVMAAAGVASRRVSEEMIVAGRVTVNGEVVTELGRRVDPEHDRVAVDGTAVQLDSSRRYVMLNKPVGVVSSMRDEQGRPDLSRFTADYPERLFNVGRLDQETSGLLILTNDGELAHVLAHPSFGVTKTYIARVRGTVTPQTIARLTKGVELEDGPIAADKARLMQVSQGGGDSMVELTLHSGRNRIVRRMMAEVGHPVIELVRRQFGPLHLGTLQVGRMRELTKDELGKLLTISREGGERPQAAAGKPAPGGKPAGAARRPAKPRGDRRQGDRR; translated from the coding sequence ATGTCCGCTGACGGCGAGAAGCAGCAGGGGGAGCGGCTGCAGAAAGTGATGGCGGCGGCGGGGGTCGCCTCCCGCCGGGTCTCCGAGGAGATGATCGTGGCCGGACGGGTGACCGTCAACGGCGAGGTCGTCACGGAGCTCGGCCGCCGGGTCGACCCGGAGCACGACCGGGTCGCGGTGGACGGGACGGCGGTGCAGCTGGACTCGAGCCGTCGCTACGTGATGCTCAACAAGCCCGTCGGGGTCGTCAGCTCCATGCGCGACGAGCAGGGCAGGCCGGACCTGTCCCGGTTCACCGCCGACTACCCCGAGCGGCTGTTCAACGTCGGCCGGCTGGACCAGGAGACCTCGGGGCTGCTCATCCTCACCAACGACGGCGAGCTCGCGCACGTGCTCGCGCACCCCAGCTTCGGCGTGACGAAGACGTACATCGCCCGCGTGCGCGGCACGGTGACGCCGCAGACCATCGCCCGGCTGACGAAGGGCGTCGAGCTGGAGGACGGGCCGATCGCGGCGGACAAGGCGCGGCTCATGCAGGTGAGCCAGGGCGGCGGCGACAGCATGGTGGAGCTGACGCTGCACTCCGGCCGCAACCGGATCGTGCGGCGGATGATGGCCGAGGTTGGGCATCCCGTCATCGAGCTGGTGCGCCGTCAGTTCGGGCCGCTGCACCTCGGCACGCTGCAGGTGGGGCGGATGCGCGAGCTGACCAAGGATGAGCTCGGCAAACTGCTGACGATCTCCCGCGAGGGCGGGGAGCGACCGCAGGCGGCGGCGGGGAAGCCGGCGCCCGGCGGGAAGCCCGCGGGCGCGGCGCGGAGGCCCGCGAAGCCGCGCGGGGATCGCCGCCAGGGCGACCGGCGCTGA